The genomic interval AGGAGGGCGTTGGCGACCCGCCCGTTGTCGTCGAAGTAGAACTTCCCCACGAGGCCGGTGATGCCGTCGTCCCGTACGGCGGGCAGGAAGCACCAGTCGTCCGCGCCGGGCCTCACCCACCGCCCGAACCAGGACGCGGCGGCGAGCAGGGCGAGGGGCGGGAGCGCGAGGGCGCTCACCCAGAGGGCGGTCCAGGGGCGGTCCGAGGGGCGCCCGGCCGGGTCCGGCGTCTCCTCGCCCCTCCGGGGTCTCTCCGGGGCGGCGGTCACGGGAACGTCGTCGGACATCGCGGACGTCACCCCTCCTGGGACGAGCGGGTGGGCAGCGGTTCCGGTGCCGGACGGCCGGGCAGCGGTTCGGTCTTCGGCACCGCCGTGGCGGCCTTGGACCGGCCCGAGGTGATCGCCCATCGGGCCAGCAGGAACGAGACCGGGGTGACGAGGACGCCCGCTGCCAGCGCGGCGAGGTTCTTGTCCATCCCGAGACCGCTGACCGCCCCGTAGAGCAGCGCTCCGGACGCCACCAGGTTGACCAGGCTGGAGAGGGGATAGCGGACGAACGCGTGCCAGGTCGGCCTCGTCCGGCAGGTGACGTAGGAGTTGAGCAGGAACGAGCACACGATGCTGACCGCGTAGCCGATGACATGGGCCGTCAGGTAGGGCATCCAGCGGTTCAGCGAGGCGTAGATCCCGAGGTAGACGGCCGTGTTCACGCAGCCGATGAGGACGAAGCTGCCGAACTGGCGGGCGGTGCGGGACCGGCCGGGGGCTCCGGTAGCGGGGGCTCCGGTCACGACGGCCGGGGCGGGGGCTCCGGCCGCCGCGACGGGGGCGGGGGCGGCGGTGGTGGCGGTGGTGGCGGTGGTGGCGGTGGTGGTGGTGGCCCGTTCGCCCGGACCTCCGGTGAGTCGCGGGCGCGGCGGCGGGCTGTCCGGCAGCGCCCGTCGGGTCGCGTCGGTCTCCCGCACGACGTAGGGCGGGCGGTGCTTCGCCTCGTGGTAGATGCGGCCCACGTACTCGCCGATGACCCCGAGCGTCACCAGCTGGATGCCGCTGAGGGCGACGACGGCGGTGAGGAGGGTGGCGTAACCGGGGGTGTCCGCGCCGTGCAGGGCGACGCCCACGACCGTCCACAGGGCGTAGACCAGGGCCGAGACGAAGACCCAGAAGCCGGTGTAGATCGCGAGGCGGAGCGGACGGTTGTTGAAGGAGAGCAGTCCGTCGATGCCGTAGTTCAGCAGCCGTCTGCTGCCCCATTTCGACCGGCCCGCCACCCGCTCGCTGTTGCGGTAGCGGAAGGTGACCGTGTCGAAGCCGATCCAGGAGAAGATCCCCTTGGAGAAGCGGTTGCTCTCGGGAAGGGACAGGACGCTCTCCACCGCCCGCCGGGACAGCAGCCGGAAGTCCCCCGACCCGTCGATGAGCTCCACGTCCATGCAGCGGCGGACGAGCGCGTAGTAGGTGTGGCTGAGGGTGGTGCGGAGCATGCCCTCGCCCGCGCGGTCGCGGCGCGGGATGACCTGGTCGTAGCCGAGCCGGTGCAGTTCCAGCATGCGGGGGATCAGCTCGGGCGGGTGCTGGAGGTCGGCGTCCATGATCACCACAGCCGCTCCCCGTGCCATGCGGAGGCCGGCGAGCATGGCGGCCTCCTTGCCGAAGTTGCGGCTGAAGGCGGTGTAGTGGACCCGTGGGTCGCGCGCGGCGAGAGCGCTCAGCAGGAGGCGGGTGCGGTCCCGGCTACCGTCGTCCACGTAACAGATCTCGAAACTGTCCCCGAGGGGTTCCAGGACGCCGATCAGGGCGGCGTGGAAGGCCTCGATCACCTCGGCCTCGTCGAAACACGGCACCACGACCGACAGCTGAAGGCCAGTCACACACCACCTCCGGACTTCGGGCCCCTCGTGGGTGCCGGGCCTCCCCGGCGCGGCACCGGCGGCCTCCGGCACCGGGCCCCGGAACGCGCCACGTCCGCCCCATCTGACGACGGGCGGCGACCTCCGTCTCTCCGTACACGCGCGGGGGTGTCTCTTTCCCTCGCCCATTCATGCGAACAGCCGACGCTGGTCGGCAGAACGCCGGGTCGCGGGGGTGAAAAAGCGCACATAGCCTCGCAAAGGTGACATCTCCTCGACTGCCACGGATTCGGAGCACCGCCCCCGGCAGCGCCCGGCTTCCGGGCCGGGCCCGGCTTCCCGGCCGGTCCACCGGGCCTCTCACCGGGTCTCCCACCGACCTGCTCACCGGTCCTCTCGCCGGGTCTCCCACGGGACCACGCCTCACCGGCCTGCTCGCCGGGCCCCTCGCCGGCCTCCTCGCCCTGCTGTCCGCCGTGTGCTGGCTGGTGCTCCCCGCCGCCGCGACCGCCCGCGCCGACGACCCCGTCGAGCTGTCCCGCGACGGGCAGATCACCGACCGGGTGGAGGCGCTGGGCGACCGGACGGGGCAGGTGGGGGACGCACTCGACCGGTTGTACGCCGACGAGCGCGTCCAGCTCTTCGTGGTGTACGTACGTGATTTCTCCGG from Streptomyces sp. CA-278952 carries:
- a CDS encoding glycosyltransferase, with amino-acid sequence MTGLQLSVVVPCFDEAEVIEAFHAALIGVLEPLGDSFEICYVDDGSRDRTRLLLSALAARDPRVHYTAFSRNFGKEAAMLAGLRMARGAAVVIMDADLQHPPELIPRMLELHRLGYDQVIPRRDRAGEGMLRTTLSHTYYALVRRCMDVELIDGSGDFRLLSRRAVESVLSLPESNRFSKGIFSWIGFDTVTFRYRNSERVAGRSKWGSRRLLNYGIDGLLSFNNRPLRLAIYTGFWVFVSALVYALWTVVGVALHGADTPGYATLLTAVVALSGIQLVTLGVIGEYVGRIYHEAKHRPPYVVRETDATRRALPDSPPPRPRLTGGPGERATTTTATTATTATTAAPAPVAAAGAPAPAVVTGAPATGAPGRSRTARQFGSFVLIGCVNTAVYLGIYASLNRWMPYLTAHVIGYAVSIVCSFLLNSYVTCRTRPTWHAFVRYPLSSLVNLVASGALLYGAVSGLGMDKNLAALAAGVLVTPVSFLLARWAITSGRSKAATAVPKTEPLPGRPAPEPLPTRSSQEG